The window CTTTTACATGCACAGCAGGAAAAAAGTCTTATTCAGACTCATTGTCACTCTGGGAAATATTCCATTTGGTTTAGAGACACATGTTTAGACAGCGCCACTGTGGGTGGAGTGCAGACAACCAAGTGGAAAAATATGAAGTGAAACTAAGTTGAATAGAAGTCTTTTTTTTAGACATGAACTTTTTTAACTTGAGGGTAGGCATGTGAGAGCATCTCTGCTACTTTGCTTGCAGCTATTAGCTCAGTTGAAGAAAGTTGCTCAGTTTATGGGCTGAAAGATTTTGCTCTTTTCAACAAATCATTCACAAATAACACAACACCACCTCATCAAGTTAATTGTATTGCTGTTTTGttgtatgtttacaatgggTGAAATAAAAAcgctgtttctgttttgttttgtttacttttttttcagaTAAAAGTGCTTTATGATGCTTTTATACTGTAACTGTTCCGACTACCGTTTTCTCCCACGAGTGGCTGTGAATTTTAGCGTGACATCTTCTGTTTTATGGgacgttttaaaaaaaaaaaaaagagaagaagcctTGATGTCAGTAGGACATGCCACTACAGCCAGCTTCATGTCTCCAGGCTGTCTCTCCCAGACTGTATAAAATTGCTAATTGAAGGATGTGTAAGCTGCCTGTTTTGCTGGAAAGAAGGGccagtgtgtattttttttattccacaaaaaataaattgatAACTGCAAATTAAATATCAAAAGAAATCAATACAATCTTGGCGTCATTCTTTATTTCAATCACAGATGATGTCACACATCAAAGACGAGCAAGTTTGCAAGACTTGACTTTTATTACAGTGCGATAAAAAATTAGCAGTTAAAAAAATTAGACTTGTCTTAAATACAAGTATTAAAGCTAATACATATTATGCAATAAGTTCAAATTATTATTCTCTTCATTCCCTAACAGCTGAAAAAGTCTGTTACAGTAACCTATACATAGTCTGTTTGAACTATAACTGGCAGCACTGACACACTGAAAATATTCTCAGTGAATTAAAGCTGACTATGGATTTGTATGACCACCAGGTAAGTTAGTAACAAAAAAGTttggaaatgtttcattttatcgtatatatgtatagaaaaagtctcacaatttaaaatgtaagaCCTCAGTTAAGAGCTTTCTATTAAGCAGCAAAACCCCAGTTCCCAAAAAGATGGGACTCTATGTAAAAACCCATATttaaattacaataaaatacagaaaacatatcaaatgtttaaaatgagaaaatgtacgattttatgaataaatcttgGTTGATTATGAATATGACATCAGCAGCACGTCTCAAAACAGTGAGCAGAGGACAAGAAAAGGCTGGAAAGGTAAGTggtactaaaaagaaacagcatgGTTTCATAGTAGAAGAATCTGGGTGGTGGCCTGCCTGCAGTACAGGCATAttatgaaatggaaaatacaGCAAAGAAGACCCAGGACTGTTGAGGAGCTACAATGCTCAGGCCAATATATGACAACATTCTTCCTCAAGAAGTCCAGAAATCTGTCTCCTCACTTTCTAAACGTTTATGGATTGCTGCTAAAAGAAGAGGGGATGAGGATTTTTGGAATTGGGGTTGTATAATCATGTGCTATTTGGTATTTTATAATCAGAAGTCGAGTCAGTTCCAGTTTTTGGATCACAAAGGATGCTTTAGCTGCACAAGCATTAAAAATTGGAGCATCAACCACTGAAGATAATCGGGTCAGGCACTGCAGTGGCACACTGAGCATCTTTAAATCACAAGCACAAAACTTCGTGGACAATTGTGACACTGAAACATCAACCCGCAATAGAAAACTAGTATTTAAAACTTCtccaggatttaaaaaaaataaataaatttaaggaAGAAGTTTAAATAATAAGCATGATGACTTTGTGAACAAATGGAAGATTTAAAAAAGTGCTTTGTTAATCAGAGAGTGGTGGTGCATTAGTAGTAGGCAAAAATGACACACACCTGGCTCTCTTCTGGCAACAACCGTCTAAAAAAGTGCAAAGTTCAGTTATTAAATCCCTTATTCTCCTTTTTACAATGTAGCAGTTATGTTTAAAGACTCATGCAGCAGACTGTATTCCAGCTCAGGTTACCACTGGGCTTGTGTGAATTGAAATACAGTCTCTGTTTTATGCTCTGATTAATTCAATTTTGTCTCTTTTGCAGGCACAGGGTTGATTTCTGTCGTGTTGGATATCCTGGACCTGTATTTTAGGCTGTGAGACAGGTAcagttgtatttattttgtgatCGGCACCACCCTCCTGCCAGCTACAAACACCTCCACGATGTTACGATCATCACCtgacacagaaaaagaaagggagATAAGCATAAAGCAAATGGCTcgtaactagggatgggtaccggtatccggtgccatctgacataaacggtagtaaccagaccgaaaagcagcgaacatttcggtgctttttttcctgagctgtgaaacactttagattctagccaatcattttacgtttccgaggatagtaggcgggcccaggtacgtacgttcttttagagcagagctacagattaaaaatgcccaaggcgaagcggtcaaagtctgtctgtacttcacagcaaaatatgcaaactcagcagcctgcaacaagtgctttaagctgatactgtcaaaggaggtaactcctcaaatccgatgaaacacctggcgacgcatagcgtttttttttaaaaaagccgagaaatgcgccgtatttgatagcttgctgcgagacctcacaccgtgcacatctactgcgggtgtggtgcctgttatcggattCGGAGTTTGCAACATCCCCAGAGaacccgaagagtagagtcctggcccctagccctgccgtgtagcagaaatgatgatggatgatgatggcagcagcagccgttcttctctgcgtgagtagcttaatgttgtttgtgtgtaatttacgctgagtaggctaaccacgttattacattaatgcacgtaaggtgaactagcaaacaccatcatagctacatgcagctgtcttcttgtttgatggcagatactcccttcaccctggccaaaaaggctaaaatgaccaaagaaaaagtggaaaacagttaaacacgagaagtttttggacaaagtttgtgttttttccattgattaagcactgcctccagccaagagtgacaccatatatgccccatagctgcagaaaaggcacacattgttatctttttacaaaaaaaaacaaaaacaaaaaaaacaaaaaaaaacagctgaacatgagaggtttttggaccaattttgtgttctccattctttaagcaccggcaccgtttcaaaagtaccggtttggcaccggtatcggataaaacgtaaacgatacccatccctactcgtAACACATCAAAGTCACATTAAACTGAGATTTTCTGGAGCAAAAAGAAAGTGACACTCACCCAAATTCAAGAATTTTTCCAAAAGAATCTGAAATTCAAGATATTATAGATTATTGTGAGACTCCaattagagtttatttagttagtttgttttgctttaattcattcatttcaacCAATTTAGACCAACCTTTGGTTCCTCGTCCTGGATGAGATCGATAGGCCCACCCTCAGCAGCTACATTAATCCTCAGGGCATCAAAGTCTTTGCCAACTTCAAAGTTCCCTGTTTGGTCATCTAAGGACAAGGCTACAGAAAGACAGgcataataaataaacagtttcTTAATGTGGGGACAGTTAGTTCATCAAAAAGATGAGATATATGACTACATAGCTACTGAGCACATGCCTATTACTATTTCTGTTATCATAATAGTGCTAATCATAATGTTTACTAAAGAACTTCTAGTTTTGAATGGCTTACCCTGACTGCCTCCCAGTGTGGCTATTCTGAACACCTCCTCAAAACtgagtgttttgtattttgggtcCTGGATGGTCAAGACTTTAGATGCATCCAGAGCTCTCCTCACAGCATCGAGCATAGAGGCGGAGTAGCCTCCAGCCACATCTGGTACAGcaccacagacacagacaggacAGGGCaatgaaaaaatatgaaaagcaGCCACTTGGTTTGTCAGGATTTCCAGGACGGCGTTGTCAGGTTTTCCCTATAATCGTAAAAACGTTTTGAACATTTGCTGTGGCACCATTCTAGTGTTAGTGTGTGACATCACTGATTCCTGGATCTTTTCCTTATTATTCCCCACCACTTCGTGCTGCAGCAAAAGCATCTATTAAATCAAAAGTTTTATCAACTTTGAGCTTAACTTCACACCTTTAAGCTGACCTGGATTCTGAAGCTCCCAGTTGTATAATAAAACTTTAAAGTGATTGTTGCTGAAGATTAGTTAATTAATAACAATGTGCACTAGTGTGGGCCAGAGTTTACAAAAGCTTAATCATCACACATCATTTTATGACTTCCTTATGGTGTGAATTGGTCTGTTTGCAAAATTAAAACTGTGTTCACACTTGCTCTGCTCTCCCACCTGTTCCCAGCCCCAACTTTACTTTGTGTTTCAGGACGTTGCGGACATTTAACACTCCACTGCACAACCTGGATAgatggtgagagagagagagatgacaaTCAAACTCATTCATTATGTAAAACTTCATAGACTTTATTTCATGGCTCTTGGTCAGATATGGTTCTAGAAACCATAAAGTACTTACGAAAAGTTGGAATTGGGACAGTGGGACAAAGAGGCTCCAGTCTCTCTGAACAGAGCCAACTCTTCATCACTGAGGTGGCACCCGTGGGCCATCACTGTCTGTGAATCACCCCATCATTAATAGTGTCAGTGGTTGTAAGTATTTATATAatgttttgtgtaaaaatgtctgatcgtgtgcaggcaggagtgtACTAACCTTGTCAGTTAGCAGGTTGTGTTTGCGATAGACATCTGTGTAAGACTCTGATTCGGGAAACAGCTCCTTTACAAGCTTTACTTCCTCATGAGTTTCACTGATATGACTCTGACAATGAAGAAACACATCAGATATTCAAGTGATAGCTTAAGAAAACCTCTGACAAAAGCTCTAGCATTCAGATTGAGTGGCAGCACAGTTGCTGCATTACGCCAAACATGTATGTGTGCATTTTACCTCATCGTCCCAACATTACATTGTCTCTTTGGAATACAAGTCTCCTGCAGACATAGCCTAGTTTGACTCACCTGAATGTGCAGGTTGTTATTTTTAGCgatttctcccagctgctcGAGCAACGCTCCTGTGCAGGATGGAGCGAAACGGGGAGTCACCACAGGCTTCACTAAAGGGTACTGCCCTCAGAGGACGGAAGGAGAGACTATCAGAAAACGTATTTTTTCTAATATCTTTGAAAAGTCCTGTTTATTGTATTAAAGAATCTTACCTTTTTCTCCAGAAGCTCTTTAATGAACCTTCAGAGAGCAAATTAACAATGTAGTTTATTTATCTGTGGCAGATACATTTACTGATATCAAAAATTATCTATTTTTGCAACTGAAACTTGTGCTGAGAACAGATCTGCTGGTAATCATGTGTACTGAAGCACAACTGGCATATTTGTGTGATTTAATgtcatatattttgttttcatgtgtgattCTGTTAAATTGGGACCTTAAAATTTTAATTCAGGGAAAGATCCTAAGTAGAATTAGATTCAAGGTTATGCCATAAGGGAGCATCCCTTACATTAAGGTTCTGGTTTTCTTAAAGCTCCGACCTCAACCCCATTGAGAATTTGTGGACTACGCTCAAAAGCAGAGTTTGTGCAGGAAACACAGGAACTCTACCAGTTGGTCAAATATTCAGCCAGAATCATGCCAGAAGACTATGGTTGAGGTGCAACTTGCTaagtgtatttatatatttgaaaCCGTATGTAATATTTTGACGCTGTGTTGATTACTGAAAATCCCATGTAAATCTAAACTTTTGGAACCTATTCTTGGCTTTTACACTCATCAAAGATGtgtgctgtacaatcattccaccacAGAAAACAATCAGTTAAAAAAGACCATGGCAGCCAAGCCCATGAGTTTATGTTGACTTTTGACCACAATTACAACCAAACAGGTGATACCTTCACTGTTCTTTTCCACTACTgaaaaagtatttctttttacCATATAGTGTTGACATGTCTGTCTATGATATCAGATTAActcccacaaaaaaaaaaaaaaatttgtaacACATTTGGCATCAATCTGGAAAAATCTGTATCAGGGTCTCTGACATAAAGGCTTAAAGCTTAACTGCCTCTTTTACGATCCAGACTAAATAATTACAAAGTAACCAAACCTGTTCTGTCATGGAATATCTTTACATTGAAAGAACATTGTAACACAACATCTGCTTTACGGTATTAAGCATCTAATACCTACCGACAGGTCTCGTCTTGAGAGTCCTGCAAGGTCTCTTTGTAATGTTTCACACAATCGTTCCTGTCCATGCACACCTTGCCAACCAAAGC is drawn from Maylandia zebra isolate NMK-2024a linkage group LG12, Mzebra_GT3a, whole genome shotgun sequence and contains these coding sequences:
- the gda gene encoding guanine deaminase; its protein translation is MANSDRADTAIAFVYRGTFVHSTQQTALQILKDALLGVDAQGKIAFIREGKELEKLSQTFGFKTSDITQLAQHEFFMPGLVDTHIHASQYSYAGTALDMPLLQWLNAYTFPVESCFKDLEFARKVYTQIVRRTLRNGTTTACYFATIHTEASLLLGQIANDFGQRALVGKVCMDRNDCVKHYKETLQDSQDETCRFIKELLEKKYPLVKPVVTPRFAPSCTGALLEQLGEIAKNNNLHIQSHISETHEEVKLVKELFPESESYTDVYRKHNLLTDKTVMAHGCHLSDEELALFRETGASLSHCPNSNFSLCSGVLNVRNVLKHKVKLGLGTDVAGGYSASMLDAVRRALDASKVLTIQDPKYKTLSFEEVFRIATLGGSQALSLDDQTGNFEVGKDFDALRINVAAEGGPIDLIQDEEPKILLEKFLNLGDDRNIVEVFVAGRRVVPITK